A window of the Candidatus Bathyarchaeia archaeon genome harbors these coding sequences:
- a CDS encoding class I tRNA ligase family protein — translation MLCNSMTRKLEEFQSADGNRVSVYTCGPSIYQLPHIGNYRTFLYEDILLRYLEYLGYSVDRTLFITDVEDKAIAEAKKQNMPLRKLTQSNTRAFLDELKKLGAKKPKHIAKSSASVTQAVHIIETLLKQDYAYWHKGNVYYDALTFKDFGKLFRLDMSRWPKRKKRFHKDTYPGNRWNLGDFILWHGYRKGDKVYFDTNIGKGRPAWNVQDPAMALQTQGLGVDIYCGAVDNMIRHHDYVIAIAEAITGKQIARFWLHGEHLFVDGKKMSKSLGNIVYPKDLIERGCKWQHIRFFLINGYYRKRLNFTFAKFKKACDRLHKFKDMVHELQKVKSTPSKPHRKAQTLIDKLKNDFESNMSNDLHVKDAFDSLFETVLKLTLLAKRGKIGASDAQKAVAALKDIDQVLQIIF, via the coding sequence ATGTTATGTAACTCGATGACTCGTAAACTCGAGGAGTTTCAATCAGCAGATGGCAACAGAGTAAGTGTTTACACCTGTGGGCCTTCGATTTATCAGCTGCCGCACATTGGTAACTATCGCACTTTCCTCTACGAAGACATTCTGTTACGCTACCTTGAATACTTGGGATACAGCGTGGATCGAACACTTTTCATAACCGACGTTGAAGACAAAGCCATCGCAGAAGCAAAAAAACAAAACATGCCACTAAGGAAATTGACACAAAGCAACACCAGAGCTTTCCTAGACGAATTAAAAAAATTGGGGGCAAAGAAACCCAAGCATATTGCCAAGTCTTCTGCAAGCGTAACCCAAGCTGTTCACATCATCGAGACACTGTTGAAACAAGACTACGCCTACTGGCACAAGGGCAACGTTTACTATGATGCCTTGACGTTCAAAGACTTCGGCAAACTCTTCCGCTTAGACATGAGTCGCTGGCCAAAAAGGAAGAAGCGTTTTCATAAAGACACCTATCCGGGCAACCGGTGGAATCTCGGCGACTTCATACTCTGGCACGGCTACCGAAAAGGCGACAAGGTTTACTTTGACACAAATATTGGAAAGGGAAGACCCGCTTGGAACGTTCAGGATCCAGCTATGGCGCTTCAGACTCAGGGTTTAGGGGTAGACATCTACTGCGGCGCCGTAGACAACATGATTCGACATCACGACTACGTGATAGCTATTGCCGAGGCAATTACAGGCAAGCAGATAGCGAGATTCTGGCTTCACGGCGAACACCTTTTTGTTGATGGAAAGAAAATGTCGAAAAGCTTGGGCAACATAGTCTACCCAAAAGACTTGATTGAACGAGGCTGCAAATGGCAACACATACGGTTCTTCCTCATCAACGGCTACTACCGCAAAAGACTGAACTTCACATTCGCTAAATTCAAGAAAGCCTGCGATCGATTACACAAGTTCAAGGATATGGTTCACGAGCTTCAGAAAGTCAAATCAACGCCTAGCAAGCCTCACAGGAAAGCCCAGACGTTGATAGACAAGCTGAAAAACGACTTTGAGTCGAACATGAGCAACGACCTTCATGTTAAAGATGCTTTTGACTCTCTTTTCGAAACAGTCTTGAAACTGACTCTATTGGCAAAACGAGGGAAGATAGGCGCCTCAGACGCACAAAAGGCAGTGGCAGCCCTGAAGGACATAGATCAAGTTCTGCAGATCATCTTCTAA
- the dinB gene encoding DNA polymerase IV, with protein sequence MTAPQHRIIFHVDMDQFFAAVEEKLRPELKGKPVVVGHDPKGGKGRGVVSTCNYEARKYGIKSGMPIAKAWRLCPTAVFLPVNIPLYLQVSSRIMSILSSFADKFESWGIDEAFLDVSSKVRNYEEAKQLALQIRKEIHEREDLTCSIGIGPNKLVAKIASDMQKPDGLTMDEEKDVKAFLEPLDIDKLLWVGKKTARKMNALGIRSIGDLARYDPSVLAEKFGVMGTQLYLYAHGLDSSEVGFKGEVKSIGRNITFEKDTSDWDFVLKVLDKLSEEVHKEAKENNVLFKTVTITVRYENFETHTHSKTLPFLTNRLEDFKKTAHELMQPYLRPERKIRLVGARVSSLVSAEKQTRLI encoded by the coding sequence ATGACTGCGCCTCAGCACAGAATCATCTTCCATGTAGACATGGACCAGTTTTTCGCTGCTGTTGAGGAGAAGCTACGCCCTGAGTTGAAGGGCAAACCTGTTGTGGTAGGTCATGATCCAAAGGGCGGAAAAGGTCGCGGCGTGGTCAGCACATGTAACTATGAAGCGCGAAAATACGGAATAAAATCGGGCATGCCCATTGCCAAAGCTTGGAGGCTTTGTCCAACTGCTGTCTTCCTGCCGGTTAACATTCCTCTATACTTGCAGGTTTCGTCGCGGATCATGAGCATTCTGAGCTCCTTTGCCGACAAGTTCGAGTCTTGGGGCATTGACGAGGCCTTCCTTGACGTGAGTTCCAAGGTTAGAAACTACGAGGAAGCTAAGCAACTGGCGTTGCAGATTAGGAAGGAGATTCATGAAAGAGAAGACTTGACATGCTCCATCGGTATTGGACCGAACAAGCTTGTGGCTAAGATTGCCAGCGACATGCAGAAACCTGACGGCTTGACGATGGATGAAGAAAAAGATGTTAAAGCATTCCTTGAACCATTGGATATTGACAAGCTGCTGTGGGTGGGCAAGAAAACCGCTCGCAAAATGAATGCTCTTGGAATCAGATCCATAGGCGACTTGGCTCGTTACGATCCTTCGGTCTTGGCTGAGAAATTCGGAGTCATGGGCACGCAGTTGTATTTGTATGCCCATGGACTAGATTCTAGCGAAGTTGGATTCAAAGGCGAAGTCAAGTCCATCGGCAGGAACATCACTTTCGAAAAAGACACATCAGACTGGGACTTTGTGCTCAAAGTTCTTGACAAACTATCTGAGGAAGTGCACAAAGAAGCCAAGGAGAATAATGTTCTCTTCAAAACAGTCACGATAACTGTTCGTTACGAAAACTTCGAAACCCACACTCACAGCAAGACCTTGCCGTTTCTAACAAATAGGCTTGAGGACTTCAAGAAAACAGCGCATGAACTTATGCAGCCCTACCTACGACCCGAACGGAAGATACGCCTTGTCGGTGCACGAGTGTCCAGCCTAGTTTCAGCTGAGAAACAGACAAGACTTATTTAG
- a CDS encoding Lrp/AsnC ligand binding domain-containing protein, which translates to MEAYVLIDAEPGSIWEVAEAAVKIKGVKKAHAVTGQYDTVVFVEFLKMDDLGKILEKIQGLKGVRRTQTLIAIPPTIRE; encoded by the coding sequence TTGGAAGCATACGTTCTCATAGACGCTGAGCCGGGCTCGATTTGGGAAGTCGCTGAAGCAGCGGTTAAGATCAAGGGAGTCAAGAAGGCACACGCGGTAACGGGACAATATGACACAGTGGTTTTTGTGGAATTCCTGAAAATGGACGACCTTGGAAAGATCCTTGAAAAAATCCAAGGCTTAAAGGGCGTGCGTCGCACACAGACATTGATAGCTATACCGCCAACCATCAGAGAATAA
- a CDS encoding MFS transporter gives MKAYIIQFLSGVALSASLLFIPNLTKDLGGTESHAGIVVAVYALAMFISSYLFGRLSDIHSRKFFINLGLAISAVTFLLQTLTDPNFAFPFLANTPLLALIRALAGFSLGIFPAALMVYVYDSAGPLGRFASVGALGWAVGTFVAGVIAQATSYYGIFILSSLCFWIAFILSLTMKQVDGPKPYVPFFPKEVLKRNWRVYVPYLLRHTGANIIWVIYPLYIVSLGGDKFWVGAIYTVNLGTQFIVMLFLDRFQDKQLIKAGLLLAIMTFFSFTLAQNFLHLLPMQVLLACSWAGMYVGSLLYLMKNNVEKATSSGILNSVINVSQVFGALIGGAVSQLFGDFRATMYLATIMTILGFIFFTVGRRSD, from the coding sequence TTGAAAGCATACATCATTCAGTTCCTATCCGGCGTTGCTCTGTCAGCTTCACTTCTATTCATTCCCAACCTAACCAAGGATCTAGGCGGAACTGAAAGCCACGCAGGAATCGTTGTGGCAGTTTACGCGTTAGCCATGTTCATTTCATCGTACCTGTTCGGACGGTTATCCGATATCCACAGCAGAAAATTCTTCATAAATCTAGGCTTGGCAATTAGTGCTGTGACCTTCCTTTTGCAGACCTTGACAGATCCGAATTTCGCATTCCCCTTTTTGGCTAACACGCCACTGCTAGCCTTGATAAGAGCACTTGCTGGTTTTTCGCTGGGCATTTTTCCAGCCGCCCTGATGGTTTACGTATATGACTCAGCAGGCCCTCTCGGCAGATTCGCATCTGTCGGTGCATTAGGATGGGCAGTGGGAACCTTTGTGGCGGGCGTAATAGCCCAAGCCACTTCTTACTACGGGATATTCATCCTATCTTCGCTTTGCTTTTGGATCGCCTTCATTCTCTCATTGACAATGAAACAGGTTGATGGACCGAAGCCATATGTGCCGTTCTTTCCAAAAGAAGTGCTGAAGCGAAACTGGCGCGTCTACGTTCCCTATCTGCTTAGGCACACTGGCGCCAACATCATATGGGTCATTTACCCACTTTACATCGTGAGTCTCGGAGGCGACAAATTCTGGGTTGGCGCAATATACACTGTGAACTTGGGCACTCAATTTATTGTGATGCTGTTCCTCGACCGATTTCAAGATAAGCAATTGATAAAGGCAGGGCTACTCCTAGCAATAATGACCTTCTTCTCGTTCACATTAGCTCAAAACTTCCTGCATCTTCTGCCCATGCAAGTTCTCCTAGCCTGCTCGTGGGCCGGCATGTATGTTGGCTCGCTGCTTTATCTCATGAAAAACAACGTTGAAAAAGCTACATCATCAGGCATTTTGAACTCGGTGATAAATGTCTCTCAAGTGTTTGGAGCACTCATAGGCGGCGCAGTTTCTCAACTATTCGGCGATTTCAGAGCCACAATGTACTTGGCGACAATAATGACGATTTTGGGATTCATCTTTTTCACTGTGGGCAGAAGAAGCGACTGA
- the endA gene encoding tRNA-intron lyase — protein sequence MTEQTQAEFIENFLVVWDTAKGSELYRRGYYGKPIGIPKPKLMEFNVPLILDLMEGLYLAEKKSLHVIEGAPKKRTVSLAKLRQRARKLYEEFDLRYTVYRDLRDHGLIVTPGIKFGCDFAVYKRGPGVEHAPFMVSVRKANDKITATELVKAGRLATTVRKRFIIAVPDTETDKIRYLIFRWFKA from the coding sequence ATGACTGAGCAAACTCAAGCTGAATTTATTGAGAATTTTCTGGTTGTATGGGACACAGCTAAAGGTTCGGAGCTTTACAGGCGGGGCTATTACGGCAAGCCAATTGGCATTCCGAAACCCAAACTCATGGAGTTCAACGTGCCCCTCATCCTAGACCTCATGGAAGGCCTGTACCTAGCTGAAAAAAAGAGCCTACACGTCATAGAAGGTGCTCCGAAGAAGAGAACGGTCAGCTTGGCAAAGTTGAGACAGAGAGCTCGCAAGCTCTACGAAGAGTTTGATCTGAGATACACAGTTTACCGAGACCTCCGCGACCACGGGCTAATTGTCACGCCAGGAATAAAATTCGGCTGCGACTTCGCCGTGTACAAGCGAGGACCAGGTGTTGAGCATGCGCCTTTTATGGTCTCCGTCAGAAAAGCGAACGATAAGATAACTGCCACCGAACTGGTCAAAGCTGGCCGACTTGCAACAACTGTGCGCAAGCGCTTCATAATTGCAGTCCCAGACACTGAGACAGATAAGATTCGGTATCTTATATTCAGATGGTTCAAAGCGTAG
- a CDS encoding DUF47 family protein — translation MVFPVETEERVKRRALSLCQDHLRKVVEITRKVPQICDDFVKGNKASVKQLHAEIRKAEEEVDIARRGLAQELAEIGAILISREDFLRFTSLVSEIADFCEGIAFRLLETVERGWKVPADVKKGLCRLSEATFETVSKLRETTMTLNYGAAKAAEKAREVEVAERVVDDLYRELEVKVLNSQIKIPALLLLRDVLMLLEDIADKAEDASNAARILAFAI, via the coding sequence ATGGTCTTTCCAGTTGAAACAGAAGAGCGCGTGAAACGCAGAGCCTTAAGCCTCTGCCAAGACCATTTGCGAAAGGTTGTGGAAATCACGCGCAAGGTGCCGCAGATCTGCGACGATTTTGTCAAAGGTAACAAAGCTTCGGTGAAGCAACTACACGCCGAGATAAGGAAAGCCGAGGAGGAGGTTGACATCGCCAGGCGAGGGCTGGCGCAGGAATTGGCTGAGATAGGCGCCATACTCATAAGTCGAGAAGACTTTCTACGCTTCACCAGCCTTGTGAGCGAAATCGCCGACTTCTGTGAAGGCATAGCGTTTCGGCTCTTAGAAACCGTTGAGCGAGGCTGGAAAGTGCCTGCAGACGTGAAGAAGGGATTGTGCAGACTGTCTGAAGCTACGTTTGAAACAGTGTCAAAACTCCGAGAGACCACAATGACGCTGAATTATGGTGCAGCTAAAGCGGCGGAGAAAGCCCGCGAGGTTGAGGTTGCCGAAAGAGTTGTAGACGACCTGTACCGCGAGTTGGAAGTCAAAGTTCTCAACAGCCAAATCAAGATTCCTGCTCTTCTTCTCTTAAGGGACGTTTTGATGCTTTTGGAAGATATAGCTGACAAGGCTGAAGATGCCTCAAACGCGGCACGCATCCTAGCTTTCGCCATATAG
- a CDS encoding HAD family hydrolase: protein MLFDLGNTLVYSNPEETLHRILGEHGMVKPVEEVREAMVKCNKEFDIEKHEGLSAHEFYTQWNLVQLKHLGLRGPEARELAEAIDTQWWKFAKIYAYPDVKETLQRLGHMRLKLGIVTGGFEEDIEMILPKTGLSRFFEAKVGANTTGKRKPHPAAFKYALRQLDVRPREAIFIGDNFENDYLGAQKVSMVPILIKRKGSPTQTLYTGNYLRLPSEVRTIESLDEIFTVLEEFNS, encoded by the coding sequence GTGCTTTTCGACCTTGGAAACACCTTGGTATATTCAAATCCCGAGGAAACTCTCCATAGAATCTTGGGTGAGCATGGCATGGTCAAACCGGTCGAGGAAGTCAGAGAGGCCATGGTTAAATGTAACAAGGAGTTTGACATCGAGAAACATGAAGGCCTTTCAGCTCACGAATTCTACACGCAATGGAACTTGGTTCAACTGAAGCATCTGGGTCTTAGAGGTCCTGAAGCGAGAGAGCTTGCAGAAGCGATTGATACTCAATGGTGGAAATTCGCCAAGATCTATGCCTATCCAGATGTGAAAGAAACACTACAGAGGCTTGGACATATGCGTTTGAAACTGGGAATAGTTACGGGGGGATTTGAAGAAGACATCGAGATGATACTGCCAAAAACAGGGCTGAGCAGATTCTTCGAAGCGAAGGTTGGAGCGAACACTACCGGAAAAAGAAAACCTCATCCAGCGGCTTTCAAGTACGCGCTCAGACAGCTTGATGTAAGACCGCGAGAAGCCATTTTCATTGGAGACAACTTCGAAAATGACTACTTAGGAGCGCAGAAGGTGAGCATGGTGCCAATTCTAATTAAACGAAAAGGCTCGCCCACTCAGACGTTATACACCGGTAACTACCTCAGACTACCTTCAGAAGTCAGAACCATTGAAAGTCTCGACGAAATCTTCACAGTTCTAGAAGAATTTAACTCTTGA
- a CDS encoding glycine--tRNA ligase, producing MLNTEKADRIIELAKRRGLFWPSYEIYGGVSGFVTFGPLGAVLKRRIEDKFREFYTRPLGILEIESSVILPSKVFEASGHVEHFKEPLAECVNCKRKFRADHLLQEQAKMSDTETEKLNLTELKIEIDKRKARCPECGGVLGEPKYFMTMFTTTIGPYSDAVGYGRPEAAQSIFVEFRRLWELARERLPFGVAQIGHALRNEISPRQGPIRLREFTIMDVEFFFDPEEPHCTQLKDIENETLQLVRAEAKLKGEKEPITVTVKEALQKGYIKAEWQAYFMALAKRFLKELGVPDEKQRFMEKLDWERAHYSAQSFDQEICLERWGWTEVSGHAYRTDYDLKKHMDASGVDMQTFKEGRRFIPHVVEPSFGSDRLAYIVVEYAYQAKKDRAVLSFPRELSPVQVGVYPLVSKDGLPEKAQQLHQTLLKEGFTVEYDESGSIGRRYARADEAGTPLGVTIDYDTFKDDAVTIRDRDSWKQVRTPISQLADLLRDYFLHKKEFEDLGRLVKS from the coding sequence TTGCTAAACACCGAGAAGGCCGATAGGATAATAGAACTCGCAAAGCGTCGAGGCCTTTTCTGGCCGTCGTACGAAATCTACGGCGGCGTCAGCGGCTTCGTCACTTTTGGTCCATTAGGCGCCGTCTTGAAACGTCGAATTGAAGACAAATTCCGTGAGTTTTACACGCGTCCTCTAGGCATCTTGGAAATCGAGTCGTCTGTGATTCTACCATCAAAAGTGTTTGAAGCCTCCGGGCATGTGGAGCATTTCAAGGAACCCTTAGCCGAATGTGTTAACTGCAAGCGGAAATTCCGAGCAGACCACTTACTACAAGAACAGGCAAAGATGAGCGACACAGAAACCGAGAAACTCAACCTCACAGAACTGAAAATCGAAATCGACAAACGAAAGGCGCGTTGCCCCGAATGCGGCGGAGTTCTCGGCGAACCCAAATATTTCATGACCATGTTCACCACAACCATTGGACCCTACTCCGACGCCGTTGGGTATGGGCGACCTGAAGCCGCTCAAAGCATATTCGTGGAGTTTAGACGTCTCTGGGAATTAGCTCGCGAGCGATTACCCTTCGGCGTAGCCCAAATCGGGCACGCTTTGAGGAATGAGATTTCGCCTAGACAGGGTCCGATAAGGCTTCGTGAGTTCACCATTATGGATGTTGAATTCTTCTTTGACCCGGAGGAACCCCACTGCACTCAGTTGAAGGATATTGAAAACGAAACTTTGCAGCTGGTGCGCGCTGAAGCCAAATTGAAAGGCGAAAAAGAACCCATAACCGTCACAGTCAAGGAAGCTCTTCAGAAAGGATACATCAAAGCCGAGTGGCAAGCCTACTTCATGGCTCTCGCTAAACGCTTCCTGAAAGAACTCGGCGTCCCTGATGAAAAGCAGCGATTTATGGAGAAACTCGACTGGGAACGCGCTCACTATTCAGCGCAGAGCTTTGATCAGGAAATCTGTTTGGAGCGCTGGGGCTGGACAGAGGTGTCTGGACATGCATACCGCACGGACTATGATTTGAAGAAGCACATGGATGCTAGCGGCGTCGACATGCAAACGTTCAAAGAAGGCAGAAGATTCATTCCACACGTGGTTGAGCCTAGCTTCGGCTCCGATCGCCTTGCTTACATAGTGGTTGAATACGCGTATCAAGCGAAGAAAGATCGGGCTGTGCTCAGTTTTCCAAGAGAGTTATCGCCTGTGCAAGTCGGCGTCTATCCTTTAGTTAGTAAAGACGGGTTGCCCGAAAAAGCGCAGCAACTCCATCAAACATTGCTCAAAGAAGGGTTCACTGTTGAGTATGATGAATCCGGCTCAATTGGACGCCGATACGCCCGGGCGGATGAAGCAGGCACACCGTTAGGCGTAACGATTGACTACGATACATTCAAGGACGATGCAGTTACGATACGCGACCGAGACTCATGGAAGCAAGTTCGAACGCCAATAAGTCAACTTGCGGATCTGCTTAGAGACTATTTCCTTCACAAGAAAGAGTTTGAGGATTTAGGTCGGCTTGTCAAGAGTTAA
- a CDS encoding DUF362 domain-containing protein, protein MGSKVAVVNLEQGAEQAFKEALKLAGKIDDLSTPKRSVVIKVGIFDPKADHHTSVDITNAIIKSFDKAPKIYVAESDNYRGTGSERLQKWKSLFSKRVVPFNLSEDTNTKQVKIADEKIALSHVLFKPNVLVSTHVLRTFDQGSVLKNLLGMIPDRKKARFHKKLGATLMDVYEAIGGIDLAVLDGTYIALGVAPKAKRIATNVLLVSRDAVAVEVVGATLAGLKPEKVPVIHEAMKRGTGESNIDKIEIAGTSLESLSEKFRQLIAQKS, encoded by the coding sequence ATGGGTTCGAAAGTTGCTGTGGTCAATCTGGAGCAAGGGGCAGAACAAGCGTTCAAAGAAGCGTTGAAGCTTGCTGGTAAGATAGACGACCTGAGCACTCCTAAACGGTCAGTCGTTATCAAGGTAGGCATCTTTGATCCCAAAGCAGACCATCACACTTCCGTTGACATAACAAATGCAATCATCAAGAGTTTTGACAAAGCTCCAAAAATATACGTTGCCGAATCTGACAATTACAGAGGCACTGGTTCAGAAAGGCTGCAAAAATGGAAATCGCTGTTCTCTAAACGCGTCGTGCCGTTCAACCTGTCAGAGGACACAAACACGAAACAAGTGAAGATAGCCGATGAGAAAATAGCGTTATCGCACGTGCTCTTCAAGCCCAACGTCCTCGTGAGCACTCATGTTTTGCGCACCTTTGACCAAGGAAGCGTTCTAAAAAACCTGTTAGGCATGATTCCAGATCGGAAGAAGGCTAGATTTCACAAGAAGCTGGGAGCGACGCTGATGGACGTTTACGAGGCAATAGGCGGAATTGATCTGGCGGTTCTAGATGGCACTTACATCGCGTTAGGCGTAGCCCCAAAAGCGAAGCGAATAGCCACAAACGTTCTTCTAGTTAGCAGGGACGCCGTGGCAGTGGAAGTAGTCGGCGCAACTCTTGCAGGCTTGAAACCCGAAAAAGTCCCGGTTATACACGAAGCAATGAAAAGAGGCACAGGCGAAAGCAACATCGACAAAATAGAAATCGCTGGAACATCGCTGGAGAGTCTCAGCGAGAAATTCCGTCAACTGATTGCCCAAAAGAGCTAA
- a CDS encoding DUF917 domain-containing protein, translating into MKTLAPQDLTDLVEGAAIFSSGGGGDPQVGLSIVERLLETRCPVQFIDPKEVPDNEIVINFACVGATSNVAYHSDAAVKTMKTLEAFVGKKAFAVIPVELGGFNTLAAVDVAARLGIPVVDADGAGRAVPEVHLKVYTLDNIPLAPMAVADLDAENIVLIKQTRDLREAERITRVLAAEWNQMAYTARRILTGKQVKTSPVQNTLSMSIRIGMLLRKAVDPLKAALKETKGFSLFEGVVTSAERETKGGFTWTTLKLDGANESKGSSFTLKAKNEFLVAHRDGKLAALAPDIITAVKSETCNGVTAEKIKKDDRLIVIGIPTPAKWRSREGLELWQEVLTRSGINERYVPIEHLAK; encoded by the coding sequence GTGAAAACGCTTGCACCACAAGACTTGACAGATTTAGTTGAAGGAGCTGCCATATTCTCATCTGGTGGAGGAGGCGATCCACAGGTAGGTCTAAGCATAGTGGAGAGGCTGCTTGAGACCCGCTGCCCAGTTCAGTTTATCGATCCGAAAGAGGTTCCAGACAACGAGATTGTCATCAATTTTGCGTGTGTCGGCGCCACCTCAAACGTTGCATACCACAGCGATGCTGCAGTCAAGACTATGAAAACACTTGAAGCGTTCGTGGGCAAGAAAGCGTTCGCGGTTATTCCTGTAGAGTTAGGCGGATTCAACACTTTGGCAGCTGTTGATGTTGCAGCGCGGCTCGGCATTCCCGTAGTTGACGCAGACGGCGCTGGAAGGGCTGTGCCGGAGGTGCACCTCAAAGTGTACACGCTTGACAATATCCCTTTAGCGCCAATGGCGGTTGCAGACCTTGACGCCGAAAACATAGTTTTGATAAAACAGACACGTGATTTGAGAGAAGCCGAGAGAATTACTCGAGTCCTTGCAGCCGAGTGGAACCAGATGGCGTATACTGCCCGCCGAATTTTGACAGGTAAACAAGTGAAAACCTCACCCGTTCAGAACACGTTGTCAATGTCGATTAGGATAGGCATGTTGCTTAGAAAGGCAGTTGACCCCTTGAAAGCCGCCTTGAAGGAGACAAAGGGATTCTCTCTTTTCGAGGGTGTCGTAACCAGTGCAGAGCGTGAAACCAAAGGTGGGTTCACATGGACTACGCTGAAACTAGATGGAGCAAATGAAAGCAAGGGATCTTCCTTCACTTTGAAGGCAAAGAATGAGTTTTTGGTCGCTCACAGGGATGGAAAACTTGCTGCATTGGCTCCAGACATCATCACTGCAGTGAAATCTGAAACCTGCAATGGCGTCACAGCTGAGAAGATAAAGAAAGACGACAGATTGATTGTAATCGGCATTCCAACGCCGGCAAAGTGGCGAAGTCGAGAAGGGCTGGAGCTGTGGCAGGAAGTCTTGACAAGGTCGGGAATAAACGAGCGTTACGTGCCTATTGAGCACTTAGCCAAATAA
- a CDS encoding inositol-3-phosphate synthase, whose product MSKIRVALAGVGNCASAFVQGANHYAEAEKEEQALGLRRLFLGGYHPRDVEFVCAFDIEARKVGKDLSSAIFSKPNNTLRFANVPKLEVPVLKGPALDGVGPLVKKIVKESTQPEADVAKELKHSKAEILVDLLPSGAVKATEWYAGQALKADCAFVNATPVFIASSKDWAERFEKADLPLVGDDLADQVGSTAVHKTLLKLLSEQGVRINETYQLDVGGGTESLDTLDRTRELKRTVKTQSVESVLPYKASVVAGSTDYVDFLENRRDSFFWIKGSYFGKVPMLLDLRLSTVDAPNAGSVLFDVVRAVKLALDRRIGGVLTSVSAYAFKHPLEPSTLEVSEQWLNEFILGKRER is encoded by the coding sequence ATGTCTAAGATCCGTGTTGCCTTGGCAGGCGTTGGAAACTGCGCCTCAGCCTTTGTTCAAGGTGCAAACCACTATGCAGAGGCAGAGAAGGAAGAACAAGCATTGGGACTGAGACGCCTGTTCCTTGGCGGGTATCACCCAAGAGACGTCGAGTTTGTCTGCGCTTTCGATATTGAAGCCCGCAAGGTGGGCAAAGACCTGTCCTCAGCCATTTTCTCCAAGCCCAACAACACATTGAGGTTTGCCAACGTACCCAAACTTGAAGTGCCCGTGCTGAAAGGTCCCGCGCTGGACGGTGTTGGACCACTTGTGAAGAAAATCGTCAAGGAGAGCACGCAGCCTGAGGCTGATGTGGCAAAAGAGTTGAAACATAGCAAAGCTGAGATTTTGGTTGATCTTTTGCCAAGCGGCGCCGTCAAAGCCACAGAATGGTATGCTGGCCAAGCTTTGAAGGCAGATTGCGCCTTTGTTAACGCCACACCTGTGTTCATTGCAAGCAGCAAGGATTGGGCTGAACGCTTCGAGAAAGCCGATTTGCCTCTGGTCGGCGACGACTTGGCTGATCAAGTCGGGTCGACTGCTGTGCATAAGACGCTGCTGAAGTTGCTGTCTGAGCAAGGCGTGCGCATAAACGAAACATATCAACTGGACGTGGGCGGTGGAACCGAATCCTTGGACACCTTAGATCGCACGCGCGAATTGAAGCGCACAGTCAAAACTCAGTCGGTTGAATCCGTGCTGCCCTACAAAGCTTCAGTAGTCGCTGGTTCAACGGATTACGTTGACTTCTTGGAGAACCGGCGTGACAGCTTCTTCTGGATTAAGGGCTCGTATTTTGGCAAGGTGCCTATGCTACTTGATTTGCGCTTGAGCACGGTGGACGCGCCTAACGCTGGTTCAGTGTTGTTCGATGTAGTCAGGGCGGTGAAGTTGGCGCTTGACCGCCGAATAGGCGGAGTTCTCACAAGCGTTTCAGCTTACGCTTTCAAGCATCCACTAGAGCCTTCAACGTTGGAAGTCTCTGAGCAGTGGCTTAACGAGTTCATTTTGGGGAAAAGAGAGCGCTAG